From a single Bacillus sp. BGMRC 2118 genomic region:
- a CDS encoding spore gernimation protein GerPD, with amino-acid sequence MNFTVVNKGIHVGDIKVVGVASSSIFLIGDSETICLSSTFDTPAESLIIGPFVPLV; translated from the coding sequence ATGAATTTTACGGTCGTCAATAAGGGAATTCACGTAGGAGATATAAAGGTTGTCGGTGTGGCATCGTCTTCCATTTTCTTGATTGGAGATTCAGAAACCATATGTCTTTCCTCCACGTTCGACACTCCTGCTGAGTCATTAATTATTGGACCTTTTGTTCCACTTGTTTAG
- a CDS encoding HNH endonuclease: MKGSCELCNREDVETTVHHLVPKEKGGTFGATALLCIPCHKQIHALYTNDEIAARLSTIQELKHDEQLSSFIKWIRKQPPGKLMKIRKSKERKRKGR; this comes from the coding sequence GTGAAGGGGAGCTGTGAATTGTGTAATCGAGAGGATGTCGAGACGACGGTTCATCATTTAGTTCCAAAGGAGAAGGGTGGAACGTTTGGGGCAACCGCCTTATTATGTATTCCTTGTCATAAACAAATTCATGCATTGTATACGAATGATGAAATTGCCGCAAGGTTATCAACCATTCAAGAGTTGAAGCATGATGAACAGTTATCAAGCTTTATTAAGTGGATCCGAAAACAACCTCCAGGGAAGTTAATGAAAATTAGAAAATCAAAAGAACGAAAGCGTAAAGGCAGATAA
- a CDS encoding spore germination protein GerPE, with the protein MHHRVSIVPIIYANSISFSSILEIGDSHGINATSRAIAVQREYPLFVEDEASFSSYQIFSEDIPTPVVEEQVRTTFVHDNPVIKVDSVSLIGASNAAIMHIGSTNHIRAVARVKHIRQLLTDQ; encoded by the coding sequence ATGCATCATCGAGTTTCAATTGTTCCAATTATTTATGCAAATTCAATTTCTTTCAGCTCGATTTTAGAGATTGGTGACAGTCACGGAATTAATGCCACGTCAAGGGCAATTGCCGTTCAGAGGGAGTATCCTTTATTTGTTGAGGATGAAGCTAGCTTTAGTTCTTACCAAATTTTTTCAGAGGACATACCAACACCTGTTGTAGAGGAACAAGTGAGAACAACATTTGTTCATGATAATCCAGTTATTAAGGTAGATTCTGTCTCCTTAATCGGTGCTTCTAACGCAGCCATCATGCATATTGGCTCAACAAACCACATTCGGGCAGTGGCCCGAGTTAAGCATATTCGTCAATTACTAACAGATCAATAA
- a CDS encoding spore germination protein has product MPSIVGPIWINSIDGGVVNFGDSLNVSPTSSSKTSSGSGSFNTGDFICTNNWVSATNSIDPDVSDQKTTSDT; this is encoded by the coding sequence ATGCCATCTATTGTTGGCCCAATCTGGATTAATAGTATAGACGGAGGCGTTGTTAACTTCGGTGACTCCTTAAATGTTTCGCCAACTAGCTCGTCAAAAACATCTTCTGGCTCAGGTTCCTTTAATACAGGAGATTTTATATGTACCAATAACTGGGTAAGTGCAACAAACTCCATCGATCCTGATGTAAGTGACCAAAAAACGACAAGTGACACGTAG